The following proteins are encoded in a genomic region of Neospora caninum Liverpool complete genome, chromosome XI:
- a CDS encoding putative sodium-and chloride-dependent neutral and basic amino acid transporter encodes MARDTTMSLTLGNFSCPVSASASLAPHRAGRLAASPGECADFDSPIASAVLQSPSQPSTLELAKHVELALPHKSEESLERRSSSRPCPPEFRSCGGERADTSRGDGSESDGCFARLFLFSSVSSRARWKNKEEYILKSVCYGVGLSNMWRFPYLCYANGAGAFLIAYFVCLLLVGFPMFLLESVVGQKTQEGFMRAWKSISPVFAGIGLSSVCLALVCAVYYNVVLAWALFFLFHSFGPTLPWASDGEALNPVDAVKRFFLVDCLRKSESMSGGTPEGLSISFNFHLLFCLFAAWLLSFLSLWRSLRPTGKAVFFTATVPYVGLLLMIGRGLSLSGSSLGLSYYFTPQWQLLLEPRTWAVAGSQVFFSLGIAWGSLVNYASFNSVKNNFVTDAIVVTSISAVTAFLAGLGVFAVIGHMAQVSGQPVDEVARVGSGVVFVAYPFALGTLPGAAFFSVCFFSLFVCLGLNSQFAMLEVIMTAWIEASLFRALPKTVLALLLSVFLFLLGIVFVSPVGIYWVDLLDTFAGTVSLCLVALCEVLAVVLHYDIQTLAPQLSSVLADAPLPDSPAPPRPAASPSCPTPALGDAPRLLRPEQERRETGQRDVGNRSLPPNALPSSQEDASASAMQASLWGVNASSNLPPHPLSPRYAQDVCACPPSSPYPGQTEDDRRRRRRNAKLDVFSLFLVSSPHMRRYFTVFLPVLLLLLTLCGVHWFASPSSPHAGLGQKQRSDRGRGCLGSPVACNGHGKCVLCGEEISRFALAATERETAGDENKGDDPHQIGGADLEAQGNPAAPAHDPDAKREPGKATGARTDARDGRNLEAGKNCFSGNCPSEKGGSSASSSPQHDDSSVESSASLPGSTSSPSLSRSSSPPSSSPSSSSPSSSSPSSSPSSSSSPSSSSPSSSSPSSSSPSSSSSPSSSSSPSSSSSSPSSSSSPSSSSPPSPSQSASSQPSSEENSSFSGGEISLARESGRSQEQEARRLTSEEGADEEEEGRTIEHTPDAQTRLGLSQKVLVSSQAHKQNRRLAASGELPAYSASLSSVSLSSPSSFLERIPSSAPSKSSPSSPPTSPSSAPASPSSAPAARSYLASDSDSSSSSECIDFSMCFCLPGWGGLDCSSRLSSETEIWCPENCNAEEGHGACNASTGLCTCAAEFRGPSCRGWRYAEGWPDWSLLLGWLFAIGTVFPIPLVMLAKSVRKRMNDRLDRKHADADSTRVEAAGRTTEIVLMGRPVSPHAAGPRPGSRRPAAGTWRAEAGAEGGPVEGGIAEDLKEWNSDSRWPSQCLIGKPALDVHAGVSEMNPGSNTLAETRQ; translated from the exons AtggcgagagacacgacgaTGAGTTTGACTCTTGGCAACTTCTCCTGCCCCGTCTCGGCGTCCGCGAGTTTAGCCCCACACCGGGCGGgacgcctcgccgcgtctcccggAGAGTGCGCAGATTTCGACTCGCCAATCGCCAGCGCCGTTCTTCAATCGCCTTCCCAGCCGTCAACGCTTGAGCTCGCAAAGCACGTGGAACTCGCGCTGCCGCACAAAAGCGAGGAGTCTCTCGAacgccgctcttcctctcggccgTGTCCGCCTGAGTTCCGCAGCTGCGGAGGGGAGAGGGCCGACACGTCTCGGGGAGACGGGTCGGAGTCTGACGGATGTTTcgcgcggctcttcctcttttcgtccGTCTCGTCGCGCGCACGCTggaagaacaaagaggagTACATCCTGAAGAGTGTTTGCTACGGCGTCGGCCTGAGCAACATGTGGAGGTTTCCCTACTTGTGTTACGCGAACGGCGCAGGGGCGTTTCTAATTGCCTACTTTgtttgccttctcctcgtcggaTTCCCCATGTTCCTCCTCGAATCTGTGGTGGGGCAAAAGACGCAAGAAGGATTCATGCGCGCGTGGAAGTCGATTTCCCCCGTCTTTGCGGGAATCGGACTGagctctgtgtgtctcgcgctcGTATGCGCCGTCTACTACAACGTTGTTCTCGCCTGGGcgttgttcttcctcttccactCCTTCGGGCCCACACTGCCTTgggcgagcgacggcgaagcgctCAATCCTGTGGACGCCGTGAAAAgattcttcctcgtcgactgcctccgaaagagcgaaag CATGAGCGGCGGGACTCCCGAAGGCCTCTCCATCTCATTCAATTTTCATCTGCTATTttgcctcttcgccgcctggCTGCTCTCCTTCCTGAGTCTCTGGCGGAGTCTCCGCCCCACAGGAAAGGCTGTCTTCTTCACCGCCACTGTGCCCTACGTCGGCCTTCTCCTCATGATTGgtcgcggcctctccctctcgggtTCAA GTCTGGGGCTTTCGTACTACTTCACCCCCCAGTGGCAGTTGCTTCTGGAGCCTCGCACGTGGGCAGTCGCAGGTTCGCAAGTTTTCTTCAGCCTCGGCATTGCCTGGGGTTCACTGGTGAACTACGCGTCCTTTAATTCAGTGAAGAACAACTTTGTCACGGACGCCATCGTGGTGACGAGCATCAGTGCAGTGACTGCTTTCCTAGCTGGCCTGGGAGTCTTCGCCGTCATTGGCCACATGGCCCAGGTGTCTGGGCAGCCCGTAGACGAG GTCGCGCGAGTGGGGAGCGGTGTGGTCTTCGTGGCCTACCCGTTCGCGCTCGGCACGCTGCCTGGGGCTGCCTTCTTTTCGGtgtgcttcttttctctctttgtctgcCTGGGCTTGAACAGCCAGTTCGCGATGCTCGAGGTGATCATGACGGCGTGGATTGAAgcctcgctctttcgcgCCTTGCCCAAGACGGTCCTcgctctgcttctctcggtgtttctcttcctcctcggcatcgtcttcgtctccccggTCGGCATCTACTGGGTGGATCTGCTCGACACCTTCGCCGGAACTGTGTCGCTGTGTCTCGTTGCTCTGTGCGAAGTTCTTGCAGTCGTCCTGCATTACGACATCCAGACTCTCGCCCCGCAGCTCTCGAGTGTCCTCGCagacgcgccgctgccggacagtccggcgcctcctcgccccgctgcttcgccttcgtgcCCAACTCCTGCTCtaggcgacgcgcctcggCTGCTTCGCCCCGAGCaggaacgcagagaaacaggacagagagatgTCGGAAACCGGTCTCTGCCTCCAAATGCTCTTCCGTCCTCACAGGAGGACGCGTCTGCTTCCGCTAtgcaggcgtctctctggggTGTGAACGCTTCTTCGAACCTTCCTCCTCACCCTCTGTCGCCACGGTACGCGCAAGACGTGTGTGCctgtcctccctcttctccgtacCCCGGGCAGACTGAAGACGATCGAAGGCGCCGGAGAAGGAATGCGAAGCTGGAcgtgttttccctcttcctcgtttcctcgccccaCATGCGGCGCTACTTCACTGTCTTCCTACCagttctgctccttctcctcaCTCTCTGCGGCGTGCACTGGTTCGCCTCCCCGTCCTCCCCGCATGCTGGCCTCGGCCAGAAACAGCGCAGCGACAGGGGGCGCGGGTGTCTAGGCAGCCCCGTCGCATGCAATGGCCACGGAAAATGTGTGTTGTGTGGCGAAGAGATCTCCCGCTTCGCGCTcgcggcgacagagagggagacagcaggagacgagaacaaGGGCGATGATCCACACCAGATCGGTGGAGCGGACCTGGAAGCGCAGGGGAACCCGGCAGCCCCAGCGCACGATCCTGACGCGAAGCGGGAACCGGGCAAGGCGACAGGTGCCAGGACAGatgcgagagacggaagaaatCTCGAGGCGGGAAAGAACTGCTTCTCTGGAAATTGCCCCTCAGAGAAGGGCGGCTCTTCAGCCTCCTCGTCACCCCAGCATGACGATTCCTCAGTCGAGTCTTCAGCCTCTTTGCCCGGTTCAacctcttccccgtcgctctctcgctcgtcttctcccccttcttcctctccctcttcttcctctccctcttcttcctctccctcttcttctccctcttcttcttcctctccctcttcttcctctccctcttcttcctctccctcttcttcttctccctcttcttcttcctctccctcttcttcttcttctccctcttcttcttcttcctctccctcttcttcttcctctccctcttcttcttctcccccttccccgTCGCAATCTGCGTCATCGCAGCCTTCTTCCGAGGAGAATTCCAGTTTCTCTGGAGGTGAGATTTCtctggcgagagaaagcggccGGTCCCAGGAACAAGAGGCACGGCGGTTAACCagtgaggaaggcgccgatgaagaggaagaagggaggacaATTGAACATACGCCAGATGCACAGACTAGGCTTGGTCTTTCACAGAAGGTGTTGGTGTCCTCGCAAGCTCACAAACAAAACAGGCGCCTGGCGGCTTCTGGAGAACTTCCTGCCTactcggcgtctctttcttccgtctctctatcttcgccgtcttccttccttgAGCGGATACCTTCTTCCGCACCATCCAagtcttctccctcgtcccctcctacttctccctcgtccgctcctgcttctccctcgtccgcTCCTGCTGCTCGGTCTTATCTCGCGTCTGATTCCGattcctcgtcctcctctgaGTGCATCGACTTCAGCatgtgtttttgtctcccaGGATGGGGCGGCTTGGACTGCAGCTCTCGGTTGTCCTCAGAGACGGAGATCTGGTGCCCAGAAAACTGCAACGCGGAAGAGGGACACGGTGCATGCAACGCAAGCACGGGGCTCTGCACATGCGCGGCGGAGTTCCGCGGTCCTTCGTGTCGCGGGTGGAGGTATGCCGAAGGCTGGCCCGACTGGAGTCTTCTCCTTGGTTGGCTCTTCGCCATCGGCACGGTCTTTCCGATTCCTCTCGTGATGCTCGCCAAGTCGGTTCGAAAGCGGATGAACGACCGCCTGGATCGGAAGCACGCAGACGCGGACAGCACGAGGGTAGAAGCCGCAGGAAGAACCACAGAAATCGTCCTCATGGGGAGGCCTGtctcgccgcatgcagctgggCCGAGACCAGGCAGCCGGCGACCAGCAGCGGGTACGTGGCgcgcagaggcaggcgccgagggcgGTCCAGTGGAGGGCGGAATTGCGGAGGATCTGAAGGAGTGGAACTCCGACTCTCGCTGGCCCTCCCAGTGCCTAATCGGGAAGCCGGCCTTGGATGTCCATGCAGGAGTCTCAGAGATGAATCCGGGGAGCAACACCCTggcagagacaaggcagTGA